The Aethina tumida isolate Nest 87 chromosome 6, icAetTumi1.1, whole genome shotgun sequence nucleotide sequence CTTGGGTGAGTAGtttttggtttttttttttttttttggttatatGATGGGTAAACGTGTTGGTAATTTGAAGGGTGCTCCTATTGCGACCATCACCATCACCATCACCAGCACTTTGAGACGGTGCAGATGATATGTCCTGACAACTACATACAAGTGTGCCAACCGTGCATCCTTGACTATTGTACCAGTAATTGTGTGTGCCAACCATACGGCATGAGCTGgggcaaataaaataaaccactTTTTGTGGAAGCTAACTTAGGgttgtgtaaataaaacattcatcaAGCCACcagacttttattattatcaaacaaACCAAACCCAAAACAAAAaccaatatatttcaattatctaacataaaaatatttgagataCAATATCGGAAAGTCAAAGGGCAAAAACGTAGTTAATAAGTGCACATAAACGCCAAACATGCACATTCCTAATGTTCCATCGAAATGTCGAGGTGCAAACTCCTGGCCTTCCTCCTCATCACCGCCCAGTGGTACCACACGCAAGGTAAAACACCAAATCCTCTCTCTAGCACACACCCCCATCCGACTAACACCTCAAAACTCCAGCACGCGACATAAACCTGAACGGCGGGCTGTACGACCTGGACGAAATCCGACCGGTCCCCGTCATCCACAGGTGCGGCACCAACGAGGACAAAGTGTGCATCGGCAAAGCTTGCTACTGCGCCTGCAGCAACGGTTTCGGCAAGCTGCAAGGCGTGTGCCGTCCCTTCATCAAGACCATCGCACGGCCGACCTACTGTTTCGACCCCCACGAGGTGTTGGCGTGCAAGTTACCCGATTGTACTTGCAAGGACTGTCTCTGTGTGGGGGAGTGCAAGCTCAGGTGCCTCTGTCAGGAGGGCTACGTTAGGAGTCCTCTTAACAAGATGTGCATCAAACGTCCTTGATGTTTTTTTCATTCTACGCAgttgatttaatttgattaggatgtatttttagaaattattacttaaattacgtttttttatacttaattatttggaTAAATTATGTTGTGCAATCAATtatggataaaattattttaataaagtggtaatttacattaatatttcgtattttgatttaattaattaatgcgtgtaatgttttaaaagacACTTTTGtactttaagtttaaattgaaGAACTTAAACCTACAGAATCTACACCAAAATCTATGAggagaattttttaaacttaataaacttattttctaaagtttttTCACAATATTAACATGATTACACAAGAAATATCCCTTCAAACTGTTCTCAAATGttaagatttatataaaaaaatgaagaacttgacaaacttattaaataaattgttaatttatttgtactgatacaaaattaattgaaataaaacattaactgTCAAGATTCACACCAAAGACATTCTCAATAGTTCTCTAAAGACAAAATATGTTtagatttacattaaaaagtgaagatcttgataaatttattattttaatttctttcaaattattaatttatttgtactgatacaaaattaattgaaataaaatattatttgtcaaGATTTACATCAAAGACGTTCTCAACAATTCTCAAAAGACAAAATACATTgagatttacattaaaaaatgaagaacttgacaaatttattattttaattcacttcaaattatcaatttatttgcaCTGATACaaagttaattgaaataaaatattatttgtcaaGATTTACATAAAAGACGTTCTCAACAGTCCTCAAAAGTTAACGTTGttgatatttacattaaaaaatgaagaacttgacaattttattatttaaatgttcttcaaattattaatttaatcacataGATACAAAATTAgtcgaaataaaatattatttgtcaaaatttacaacaaaagacacttttaaaagttctcaaaattcaaatgaagAACTTGAACACatctaaaaaatgaataataatttatttgtcctgctttttataatagttaacagaaattgttgtaaatataaacaaacattgTTATAACTGctacttaaatataatttgacttATAATCAATGaccaaaatattacaaacatcACCTTTATACTgatctattaaaattgatgtcGAATATAGGCAACTAAGATAACACCGAACGcgcaatacaattttttatatattcattataagttttaaaatatgaacgtCTTAATAAGATCATTCAGTATAaaacagtattaattaatattgtataataattttttaatttaaaaagttacattaATATCCCAAAGAACTGGTAAAAACATGCAATGAGGACAAATAtcagttcaaaataaattttaaaaataaataatcttgaagttatttaattaggactgttaattttcatatatttttattaaacgaaatttaaatcacataaataatataatttttaaattattgtacctTTGTTGTATAAGTTATTAAGAATAATCagaaaaagcaataaaaaataattaacaaggaACATATGAAATCTAAAATCATGATAAATTTGTGGAATACATCTTAAACAGAAAAAGCTGTACAAGTAAAGAATCCACTACATAAaagtctaataataataaataatttaataattatattagcagcaaattatataacaagttgaaataaatttaattattaccattataacgaaaattatcataataacACACAGTAAAAAAACGCTttacataaaaacatttcagtacattaatttttatagatacgTTAATAAATGCGGTCACGCACTGTACCCCGGCTAACTTGCGACAATTTCGTTGCTTATCCCCGTAAAATATGccacattaaaataatgcgCTCAAAAATTAGCCGCATTTTTACAGCGCCATGAATTATTCTAAACCTCGAACTGTGCCAACGGTTTTCATCGAAGACATGTCACATCAAAATGTTCGAAatcgatttattaaaaagaaggCACGCCGGCAGAAAAGTCAGATGTGTAATTACAGGGAGTCGGACGTCCGTTCGATAATAAACGGGGCTTCAATAAATTATCCCCGCATCGGGTTATTCTAATTGAACGGCGTCGGATTTGAGACGTGGGAGGACGTGCACGTCACGTCGAAGATGCTACGtggtcaatttttgtttgtcttCATCaccaacacattttttattcgacGGTCTAATgtgttattcataaaataaacgaaattttGTTGCCAGGCAGAAAAAAATGGCCACAGTTTTTTACGTTTCTAGAACAAGATGCGACATTTTCCGCTCTGGTAACCGTCGCAATTTCATCTGAAGCGATAAAAGCATTGTGCACTCATTTACTTATTTCATATGTATCCAACCGCCGTGCACGTGAActtaattttccttttatcATGCTCAAGACTTTGGTGGCGTTGTGCTTGTTCCTATGTGCCCACTCCGGTCAGACCAGGAGGTCCTGGGACAAGCCCCAGGAGTCCCAAGTCAAGAGCCCCAGGTTTATCAACATCTACACCAACCACGACGACTTCAAGGAGGTGCTGCAACACTACACCGACCTACGGAGCCAAAACGATGGTACCTTACTTCAGGATGAACCAGTTGAGCCAGAACTGGAGGACACAATAGACAGAAGGGACGATTTTAATCCTGAAGACAACTTGGAGTCGGAGTTTGGAGACATAGTTGACCTAAAACCCAGCGACCTAATGGTGATCAACACCAACAAGTACGTGGTCCAAAAACCTCCAAGTTTCTACGAAAATTACTACGGTGGCAAAAACGATTTGACCAACTTCAACGTGGACAGCATCGCctacgacgacgacgacggcaACGAACCCAACAAAGTCCCAGTAACCATCCACGTGGACCGAAGACCAAAGTTCAAAACCCAAAAGTACAACTTCACAGAACCGAGCCGCCACACGAGGTTCTCCTACGTGCAAAAGCTCCCCAAACCACCAACACCGACAACGACCAGCACCTACAGCCTGGAGGAAATCAACAACGAGACCAAAGTACAGATCAACGACATGCTCAGGAACTACCTGAACAAGCTGTACATGCAAAAGTACAACACCACGACCAAGTTCTACGCCAACTCCAACGTGCACAAGGTCCCAAAGAACGACGACGCGTCGAACAAGAGCAAGTTCTTCGACGAGGCCATATCCGGCTTCAAGAACAAGACCATGAAGATCGCCAACAAGTTCTTCAGCTTGTTCCAGGTCGTCCAGTTCTCCAACTCCAAGTGCACGGCCACCGGCGCCTCCGGAGACTACCAGGGGACCTGCTACCACGCGACGGACTGCAGCAAGTTGAACGGCACCGCCATGGGCAACTGTGCCAACGGATATGGCGTGTGCTGCGTCTGTAAGttttaccatttaaatatttaataaactacgCTGTGGGTATTTATGGAAGTTGATATAAACAGGATATGCTCctttttttctgttgtttgTAACAAACGGGGTGTGTTTAGTGTGTAGGAAGGAAGTAagctaataataaacataattgtcAGTTTTAGGTCAATGATGACGTTTATAACAAATACCTGGagggttaattattaatgaatttcacGTGTAAACCACGCCTTTGaggttttttatgaaattgctcattaatatttaattagaattttaaaatacaaacgaGTGTCCTGAAATTACAAAATGGGGActcatttcttcaatttggTTTAACATAACTTATTGTCAAGaaggaaattattgaaaaaactcAATGTTTATCAAGATTTGGGGTCAAAGATGTTTTGACACATCCtcttcaacttcaaaataaagATTGATGGACTCTGTACTTGAATTCCCTTCATTTCTTTGAAGTTTTGTAACATTGTCAAGATTTGCCAAAAGCATCTTGttcaaattgataatttagaatattttcccCCAATATTGAGCCTTTTTGTGGTTGCTCTGGAACCAACcaattcattttcaatattccaGTAAGGAACCTGTGGAGGAATTCCCTTTATTTCTTTGAACTTAAGAAATATTGTGAAGATTTGCTAAAAGAATCTTgttcaaattgttaatttatgttttcctCCAATATTGAGCCATTTTGAAGCTTCAAGTGGATCCCCTGGAGTCAACCAAATCATTTTCAATGTTCCAGTCAGAAACACCTGTGGAGGAAGCTCCAACCAAAACTGCACCTACTTCGAAAGCCCCAACTACCCCAACTACTACCCCTCCAACGGAACAGACGTGGTGATACCCACAACCCAGCCTCCACCTGTTACACCGGATCCAAGGCTGAAATTCTACCTAAACGGTCGCAGATTGGCTCGCCAGCAGGACGACACCCTGTCCTGCATCATGAGCATCTACAAGCAAAACCCCAACATCACCCAGATGCGCATCGACTTCATCGATTTGGAAGTGagtttattttagaagaaagCGTCCCGCTAATTCATTTTCGTCCGAGGCAAAAACGTTCACGCCATTTGAACACCGCAaacctgttaaaaatttaagaaagtaaatcgtttaacaaatattagtcTGAAAgtgtaacattattaaattgtcgaGAGAGTCGTTATTGTTTACACTTTAATCATCGTAACAACACGATGGTTTAAATGAACATGTTtcctttgatatttttaggttTAAACGTTCAGTTATCCGTTTGTGGTTTGTGTAAACACAAAGCAATGAATTGGGTAAATCACCGGTGAATAATTTAGCAACGACTGTTGAACTCAACGACTTAAAAACgtattagattaaataaataatttccacCGTAGGGACGGTTCAGTTTGTTgtcctattttttaattgattccaATAATATTGTGGTACGGGtcgtcataattatttaatcaggCGGTTAATCAATAAACTGTATGAcatcaaatattcattattaaaattgtagctGAGGAGTCCAACCAACGGTAACTGTGTCATGGAAAGGTTGGTGATCACAGGCCAAAACCTCAACGACCAGATCCCGGTGATCTGTGGCTACAACACAGGACAACACAGTAATTGCAAACCCCTTTGGTGCTTCCAATGATTAACCCTTTCTGGTTTTCAGTGTACGTGGACGTGTCCATGCTCTCAGGACCTCTACAGTTGTCCGTCCTATCCTCGATGGTGTCCAGGAAGCGTTGGAAGATCAGGATTTGCCAGTTCGCCAACACCTGCACCAACTTCAACTGTTTGCAGTACTTCACCGGTACGTCAGGAGTGCTGACCTCCTTCAATTACGACCAGGCTGCGATGTTCAACAGAAGCTCCCCACAATACATGGTAAAATGCCCCTTTACATCCATTTCTcgttgatatataaattttgttgttgcaGAACAACCTAAACTACGCCATGTGCATCAGGAAGGAGGCTGGGTACTGCTCCATCACTTACACTAACGTCATGAATGGTGTTGAATATCCATTTCAGTTCAACAACTTAGATGACAGTACGTAAAATGGGtaacaactattaaaaattttgataaaactgttattttttagatGGTACCAGAACAGTACCGGCAGGACAAGCTGGTGCAGACGTCATAAACTGCCCTGACGACTACATCATATTGGACGGATCCAGGCTGTGTGGTGACAAACTGAATGACGGTTCCGtcaatgataatttttcacaaaatgcCCCAGTAACAGGTACTACCACGTTAAAcaaaccataaaattaaaaattaattattaaattttagacacCAGCGCCGGACCAATTGTAATACCTGTAAGAACTGATTCCAGCGTTACAGGATTGGGTTTCAAGATTTTTTACATGCAAAATCGTTGTTCTACTcagtaaattattcataaaaaatatttataattgatgtaattatttaattgttaaaatagcaGGGTATTTATttacgaaattttaatgaattttaaaatttgggctgttaaaatatttattgttcaaaaaagtgattgtttatatttttatttatttgtatttattttggtatttgataataaaatgtgaactgttttttattgtcttaattattttaataactttaatcgACATAACTTaatcctttaaattaattttaattaattattcattaattttgctgctgtagaatatttatacataaaatatatttcttggctttaaatattttacttttcatcaaattttggtttaaattttatgattaaaatataaaaattaagaatttttcaattagatatataattcattatttgtcaaaatttacagaagtcaattgaattgaaaactttttatgtataaaatgtacttttttaacattaaatatttaactttttatcactttttgctttaaattttatgaataaattataaaaatttaggaatttcctaattaaagtcagtctttaaattaatttcaattaattaatcatattttttatattagttctCAAAATTTACGGAAGTCAATTGAACtgataactttttatatataaaacaagctgtttattacacttctataaccaaaaaaattttaattataaaaatttcatgtgaaaattattatgaaataaatttcttgtgaaagcaaaattcgaagaaatttactaaaaacgtaaaaaactgctaaaatctcaaaaattcattgaaaaattCCTAAAAACGTAAAGTGACCTAATTCTATACGATCAAAtcccatacgatcattttccatacgatcaaaatccatacgatcatttacatatgatcaaaatccatacgatcaaaatccatacgatcattttccatacaaaatttttttattaaattttattttaaattttgtaattatataatttatatgatttaaaaataaatagaattttttctaatttatttttttaattgaatttgaaggctgaatttaaataaattaattatattatacatttttattcagtttttgtatattttgtatattttatagataatatattaaattaataaaattttaaataacgtttgaacattttaattttcacaaacactatttaaattttataaagatttataacattattttaatatataaatgttagCAAACTGCTAAATTTGATCATCTTATCATTTAGCAGTGTAATTGTTTGTCTACAACACACCCTTGATCAACGCGGCCGGGGATCGTCACAGTTGCGTGCCACCAAAGACGTCCCACCGTCCCACCACACCGAACGGGGCAAACGAATCTGGCCGCCCATCCGCCCCGTTCGGCGGATGAAAGCCCACACGGCGGAACGTGCGCCCCGCATCCTCCGACAATTAGAATcactgtaatattaataataataattgtcccGCAGGAAATATAGgttgaaattgattttatttctgttataTACCACCGTTTCTATGGCGCTGCCTAATAAATTATGGACGCGTGTCTTTGTCGATACCGAGTGATACATTTGGTGGATCGTCGCATTCGGACAGTCGTGCACAGTCGATACGTGTCAGCGCCGTCCGGACGCAccggttttattttgttgtttttcggTTGCAAGTTCAGGCCGGCATCACGCCGAACGTTGCGGACCGCAAATCTTCGTCGTCGCTGTGATGTTGGACGGTGTGTAGTTGTTGTTTTCCGGGGAATCACCCGTCACGAGAGAACATCAACGGGACCAAGATGGACAACAAAGACGTTAATACGTTGTTCATCGAGTCGGAGAGTCAGTCGAGGTCTGCCAGTGAGTATTATTTGTGgacatgaatatttattaaaatttgttgtttccataaaattcaaatattcattaaaaaatgaaaaatctcatatatatttaatatttaaaaaaataagttaattaatttgcataatacggaataaaataaatcaatttatttattttaataaacagaatattttatatttatttattgaaaattaatttaatttttttatattaatatttattgaaaactgaTAAACTTTCcaattagaatataaattaaaacaaagaaaataatttaaatatccaaattaaataaa carries:
- the LOC109604257 gene encoding uncharacterized protein LOC109604257; translation: MSRCKLLAFLLITAQWYHTQARDINLNGGLYDLDEIRPVPVIHRCGTNEDKVCIGKACYCACSNGFGKLQGVCRPFIKTIARPTYCFDPHEVLACKLPDCTCKDCLCVGECKLRCLCQEGYVRSPLNKMCIKRP
- the LOC126265804 gene encoding uncharacterized protein LOC126265804 is translated as MLKTLVALCLFLCAHSGQTRRSWDKPQESQVKSPRFINIYTNHDDFKEVLQHYTDLRSQNDGTLLQDEPVEPELEDTIDRRDDFNPEDNLESEFGDIVDLKPSDLMVINTNKYVVQKPPSFYENYYGGKNDLTNFNVDSIAYDDDDGNEPNKVPVTIHVDRRPKFKTQKYNFTEPSRHTRFSYVQKLPKPPTPTTTSTYSLEEINNETKVQINDMLRNYLNKLYMQKYNTTTKFYANSNVHKVPKNDDASNKSKFFDEAISGFKNKTMKIANKFFSLFQVVQFSNSKCTATGASGDYQGTCYHATDCSKLNGTAMGNCANGYGVCCVFRNTCGGSSNQNCTYFESPNYPNYYPSNGTDVVIPTTQPPPVTPDPRLKFYLNGRRLARQQDDTLSCIMSIYKQNPNITQMRIDFIDLELRSPTNGNCVMERLVITGQNLNDQIPVICGYNTGQHMYVDVSMLSGPLQLSVLSSMVSRKRWKIRICQFANTCTNFNCLQYFTGTSGVLTSFNYDQAAMFNRSSPQYMNNLNYAMCIRKEAGYCSITYTNVMNGVEYPFQFNNLDDNGTRTVPAGQAGADVINCPDDYIILDGSRLCGDKLNDGSVNDNFSQNAPVTDTSAGPIVIPVRTDSSVTGLGFKIFYMQNRCSTQ